Proteins encoded together in one Amblyomma americanum isolate KBUSLIRL-KWMA chromosome 1, ASM5285725v1, whole genome shotgun sequence window:
- the LOC144113323 gene encoding sodium-dependent organic anion transporter-like — translation MWLLHSCLVVTVLLTQSSQCVLNFSSQESRLQLYEPVNVTFCFTQQLSKANLVLRSSDSSVVQLNEDEVTMSLERVAPVDNFSTLLTPLKIGYADLLWQVEDGLTNGTYNGIHKMCVVRELTAFSMGFGAVIGVLVALNNVNVGCQLDMRVVLSQVKRPIAPAIGMFCQFIFMPLVSYGIAMLLLQNAVTRLGLFTIGSCPGGIYSNFYTLLLQGDLDLSVTMTFMSSVGALALMPMWMHTLGRQIAGSAAPAVPFSNLMVSLVALTLPLGLGLLIQYKCPKWAQTSEKIVKPFSVAILLVALVIGTYSYWYIVTLITLMDVVAAFVVVVAAFLFGATMAWLFRLNHKQIIAVSLETAIQNGPLAIVVLTFSLPEPSGDLAVVPVVVLVTLSSAILLTLFAILTVRQKCSTYARACQDDVKLETSVN, via the exons ATGTGGCTGTTACACTCTTGTCTTGTGGTAACAGTGTTACTTACTCAGTCATCACAATGTGTGCTCAATTTTAGCAGTCAAGAATCTAGATTGCAGCTTTACGAACCTGTCAATGTCACTTTCTGCTTTACTCAGCAGCTGAGCAAGGCCAATCTTGTTCTCCGCTCTAGTGATTCGTCAGTTGTCCAACTGAACGAAGATGAAGTCACAATGTCTCTGGAAAGAGTTGCACCTGTTGACAACTTTTCAACTCTCTTGACACCACTGAAGATTGGTTATGCAGACCTTTTGTGGCAGGTGGAAGACGGCCTCACAAATGGAACCTACAACGGCATCCATAAAATGTGTGTTGTGCGGGAGTTGACGGCATTTTCAATGGGGTTTGGAGCTGTCATTGGAGTTCTGGTGGCCTTGAACAATGTCAATGTTGGATGCCAACTGGATATGCGTGTAGTGCTTTCACAAGTCAAGAGACCGATTGCTCCAGCCATTGGCATGTTTTGCCAGTTCATCTTTATGCCATTG GTTTCGTACGGAATTGCCATGCTACTGCTCCAAAATGCAGTGACAAGACTTGGACTATTTACAATTGGCTCATGTCCTGGTGGCATCTACAGCAATTTCTATACTCTGCTCTTACAGGGAGACTTGGATCTAAGCGTTACCATGACCTTTATGAGCAGTGTTGGAGCACTTG CCCTGATGCCAATGTGGATGCACACCCTTGGACGCCAGATAGCTGGTAGTGCCGCACCAGCAGTGCCATTCAGCAACCTGATGGTGTCCCTGGTGGCACTCACCTTACCGCTTGGACTGGGTCTTCTCATCCAATACAAATGCCCCAAATGGGCACAAACATCAGAGAAAATTGTGAAGCCCTTTTCCGTAGCCATTTTACTTGTTGCCTTAGTCATAGGAACATACAGCTATTGGTACATTGTTACACTCATCACCCTCATGGATGTTGTCGCTGCTTTTGTAGTTGTAGTTGCAGCGTTCTTGTTTGGTGCAACAATGGCTTGGCTATTTCGGCTCAACCACAAACAGATTATTGCAGTCTCCTTGGAAACAGCCATTCAGAATGGACCACTTGCCATTGTTGTCCTTACTTTCTCACTGCCAGAACCGAGTGGTGACCTTGCTGTAGTACCGGTGGTAGTGCTGGTAACATTGTCAAGTGCCATACTTTTAACCCTCTTTGCAATACTGACAGTGCGCCAAAAGTGTTCTACCTATGCCCGTGCCTGCCAGGATGATGTAAAGTTAGAAACATCTGTCAATTAA